ACTTTCAAAGCTTTACCATGGGCGAGTGCCATCCTGGAAGCTGGGCTTCTCAGTATAAGGCCAGACATGCCCCATCCCTGGTCATATCCACAGAGACAGAATCCATGAAGCAATTGTTTCTTCGCCCCCACCCCAGTGGAAAGGTCTCCCTTCACCTGCGATGCGGTGCCCAGTTCCACCATTAGTCACCCCTTTGGGTGTAAGGCTTTGGTCACTCCAGTCCCCTGGGAGATCTGGGACGCCCTGGAAGGCGGGTGGGTGATTCCCTGCAGCCAGCAGGTCAGTGACTCTTCACCTAGTGACCAgggcaggaaggaagcagagCACGAGGTGACACACGGAAGTAGAGAGAAGGAGAGATACAGGTTTGCAATCCAGAGGCTGCCTAGGAAGTCCAGGATGCGGTCCTGGAGGGCTGGACTGGGGTGATGGGTACCAGAGAGCTTGAACTTCAGCCtggccccacctctgcctcccttgCTGTGTGCCTTGGGCCAGTGGTACAGCCTCTCTGGCCTCCGTGCTCGCTCAGCTCAGTGACTGTTCAGATCTCTTCCCTTCCACCTTGGCTTGTGCGGTGTGGGCTGTGGGCTGTGGATTCCAAAAGGTGGAGAGGTTGGAGGCTAATTCCTGGGCCCCACATggaccttccttcttcctctgccaGGTGTGTGGCCCCGTGATGCAGGGTGGGGTGCAGCTACGGAAGGAGGCTCCTGCCAGATGTAGCTGGTTCCCAACTGGAGGTtggcctggctgctgccccaAGCCCTGGCCTCCCTGGCTGCCTGACTCGGGCATTCCCTGCTGGGTGCCTGCATTCCTGCCATGCTTAGAGCCTGCCTCAATGCCCACTTTCAAAGGGCTCCTTGAGGTTACTTAGCATTCAAGGTCTTTTGGGTCAGTGGGTCAGTTTGGAAGGCTGTTCCTGCCCAGACCAGATGTGGGTCCCATTCCTTGTTGCTCCCTTCAGGGACAACACCCCTTCGCCCATACCGGCCTCCACCCCACCTTCCCCTTGGGCTGCCCTCGTCTTTGACAAGCGGTGAGGATATGGAGATGACAGGGGCCGGTTGGGGACAGCATCTAGAGAAAATGAGAGGAAGCATGGTGGTCTGCCAGGGATGCCTGCTTGGAAAACCCACCCGACACAGTCCAGACTTGGCCCAGCCCATTGGCTGCTGGCACAGTGGTTGGAGGGTCGGGGCCATGAGAGGGTCAGGACTGATTCTTCCCAGCAGAATCGGAGACCCATGGTCAGCCTGTCACCCAGAGTGAGCTGGCCACCACCCTGGTCCTGGCCAGCACTCCAGAGAGCCAACTCCTGGCACCCAGGTatggagggagggcaggaatCTCAAGGCCAGGCCCCCAAGGCAGTAGCTCCCCAGTAGCAGAAGGGTTTCCCTTTGCTGAGCCTGCTGCTGGATCTGGTTTGAGCTGACCTCTGCCCGGAGCCCTGGTGGGTTTGTACCTGCAGCCCGTCCTTCCCCTCACTGGCCTTAGGGTGCAGAAGTTGGGATTGAGCCAGTCCTGACTGAGTTCTCCTCTTAGTTGTGAAGCACCTCCCCCCACACACTGTGTCCTTCTCACAGGCTGAAGCATTGCTGCTGGCAGTCATCCCAGGTTCCAGGGCCGCCTCTCCCAGCTCTGGGGTCCTAGGCTAGGTGAGGGGCTTGATTGTATTTCCCTGGAGTGGAAAAGAGCTGAACCTCTCCTGCACACGTCATGAGCTTTTAGGCCCCTCTTCTGTGGGGTTGTCTCATGCAGGCCCCTGTTGGAAGTTGGTCACTGTAGGGGCACGATGGGGTGATGTGATGGGGGTGCAGATGTGTGGGGAGACTGCGATGCTCTGAGGGCGGCACTGACCACTGCTTTGTCTCTAGGGCCATTCCTCAGGGACCTCACCAATGTCCTCCAGCGTCCAGTCTGGGACGCTCATCACCAACGATCTCTTCAGCCAAGCCCTACAGCACGCCCTGCAGGCCTCCGGGCAGCCCAGCCTTCAGGTCAGTCTCCCCGCGCCTGTGTTGGGCAGCTTCCTAGTTAACGTTGGATACTGAGCTTTCTTCTGCTCTCTGAAGGGCCTTCGCACTTGGCACACTTTCCTCGACGGACAGCTGGGGCCTGGCAGGGTGACAGGAGAGGATGCTCCCAGCAAGGGCAGGTGTCCCATGGCTTCTATCACACTTGTAACCCTGTGACCACGGCCTGACTCTGCTGTCTGCCTGGCTGGGATACTTACGGCAGTTTTGGTCAaggagtcattcattcattctatgaggTTGGCTGAGCATTGAGCACATTTGTACCAGGCCTGGTTCCAGCCTGAGGTAGAGGTGAGGTGTTGTCGTTCTTGCCATGGAGGGCAGCAGGCAGTTACTGAACTGGGGAGCAGCAGGGCATGTGTTcatggacagagaaagagagaaatctcTCCCTTTTGAAGACCTATCCCAGTGTAGCAGAGACTGACCCTCATGACTTCATTAACCTTATTACCTCCTAAAAGCTCTGAGTCCAACGATAGTCCTATTAGTGTTTTACGTTTAACATAAGAATCTGTGGGGGATACAGTTTAGTCCAAAGAACTTAGTTGTGTTACAAACATTgtcctttgattttggttttgttcCCCATTTGCTCTGTTTGAAATTTAAGTGGGGATCcagagagatttaaaaatctgtcaccattatgctaagtgaaataagccaatcacaaaaagaTAGGTATTAtatttatgattccacttacatgaagtttCTAGAGTAGTTAAAATTATAGAGATAGAGTATAATTGTGGTTGTCAGTATTTAAGGGAAAAGAGGAATTGGGAATCATTGTTTAATGGgcatagaatttcagttttgcaagatgaaaagaattctggagatggatggtggtgatggttgtacagtAATGTGAGTGTACTTAATACTACCTAACCGGACTCCTAAAAATGCtctaagatttttattattttgtaatattatgtgaattttgtgttatgtgtattttatcacaatacaAAAATTGGGGAAGAAAAGCTGGGTTACCACCgtcatcttcccagaatccttcTTTCCAAACTTTCAATCTTAAACAGTGTTCCTTGTTCAACACCCATCAGCACGTATTGTTCACACCCTTTCCAacagtcttatttttctttgacccatgCCTGTTTGGTAgctttaaaaagtgaattaattaatgttttgttttaaaatagtgACAAGCAAAAAGATGTCACTGTAGTTTACTGGTCAGTGTTCTTGTCTCCAAACAACGAAATGTAGCTCTGCTTAACTTCagcagaaaagaaatatattgcAATGGTGCCACAGAACTcacagaatcaatgaaaccagataTAAACAAACACCAAGGGTGGAAATCAACCTTAGAAATGACCTGTCCATCCACCCATGACCTTCCATCCACAGGACTAGTTTTGAAATCATGGTGCCTGCCACTCTCTGGCTATTTTTCTGGGGTTAATAATGAGGCTTGACTCAATGTCTCTTCCTGTTCCTAAGTTCCCAGCCAAATGTGCTGTCCTCAGAAAAATCactattattttctctctggtatcATTAACAGGATTCCTGTTTGAAAAATGATCTGTGGTGAAAGTAATCAGGGCAGGAGTCTTAGCTATATTGTTTTTGTGTGGCTGTTCATCTCACTTTGAAGTTGAGCGCTGTGGCCTTTCCACCCCAGAATTCCATACCTGGGCAAAAGTTGCTTTACGCATAAAAGGAACACATCACAGCAGCCAAAAGGTAGGCAACTCAATTGTTCAGCAGACAAATAGATAagcaaaatgtaatatatatgcacaatggaatatcgttcagccttaaaaaggaaggaaattctgacatatgctgcaacatggatgaaccttatgGACACTAAGCAGTGAACTAAGCCAATCTCAGAAAGACTGTATGGTTCCTCTTACATGAGGTGCCTAGAGTCGTGAAATTCATAGAGATAAAGTaaactggtagttgccagggACTAGGGGGCCTGGAGAATGGAGAGTTGTTGGTTAATGGGTACAGACTTTCAGTTTGGAAAGgtaaaaagttctagagatggatggcGGGGATGGTTGCTCAAAAAGAGGAATTCACTTAATGCCAttgaactgtgcacttaaaatgagctaagatggtaaatttcatgttatgtatattttaccacaatttcaTAAAACACACGTAAGACTCCATCTCAATCCCCAAAAAAGGAACACATCAAAATTCAAATGATCCAGCCGTTAATCACAGGCTAGAACTCTTCCAAACTTTCACCTGACTGGAAACTATACTCTAAATGGAGATTACGAGCTCACTGAAATGACTGTAACATGTAAAGATACATTTTGCCACATATGTGGGTGTCTTTCTTCTGGAACCTGAAATAAACATGGACTACCTTTATGATGGagcatttatttcacaaatgttaAACTGCCTATTTTATGCCAGGGGCTGtggaaaatgtgaaaatgaaGCATATGCAAGAAATTCATAGTGTTGAAGGGGATATGACCGTGCACAAATTTTTCCATGAACAATTTTAATACCagataaaattatgaaatgtagCCTTTTCTGTGCCCTTAAAGCACCCTGTACTCCTCTCAACTATTGTATGTATTGCACAGTGTTATTAAcgtcattttcctttctctcacaCTGTGTTGATGGCCCCAGTCATCATCCTCCATGTATCCATGGCCTTTACCATTTACTATGCGGTACCTGCCCACCATGAGTGTAGTTGTCAgtccccttcccctgcctctgacccgcagataagggaggagacgcaATGAGATATTGAAGACCTGAAAGGCCcgccaggggactcaaggtgtCACAGCTCAAGAGCAATGCCGAAAAGGctctcctcatatttattgagtaaatgaacttacaatgaactcaaacatcattCTCCGGCCTCGAGTCTAGCCCAAGGTCGCGAcgcttctcaaggataccaaacTGTGAAGGTGGCTCCAAGCcgtgagaactgctttggttctcatcactcCGTCCTTGATCACACATCAACGGAGTGtgtgggaaaaacaatcaagtcgTGTGTgcttgtacatttgatttctaccttacttgaattacgtattaaccccatcaatcccacatatcccccttttcttttaagcAGTACATAGATACAGGAGTATAATAAGTACACCAGTTCTAATAGAAGGTTTTTTGACATAGTATAGTTCTTTACATTCcacagtataaaataaaagtccATGTTTTGAACTTACATAAAGTAGagtaaagatagaaaataaatgtagtgCAATTAGAAGGTAGGTGAGGGTGagcaggtctgtgcctatagactgcgTTCTGATCTGAGctgggcaagggtaacaaaacatccacgggtgcagaagatttctctcaaaattgggggggtgaggttttaagcctcacctctgttggcccccctgcgactgtgcctgtcttaggttgttccttctttgaggaatcttacccgtctctgactaaccagccatcttccgggtcCATACAGGGAGATACaaagttggtaggtgagagagaagcaatattctttgaaaaggttagttttccacttctttacagatttatgccccatgGTCTAAGTCCAGCACTTGCTTTAAAACATCTTTGCTAGTAAAAAGGATTATGATGCACAGCAATTTTGAGTATAAGGcataaattctaataaaaaaagctgtattttgaaaggaaggaaaaaggctatagaagtagcagatggaagaaaacataagaagattaattatttctttgacatgattTCTTGGAAAGTAGcgtaaacatgtataggttttaacaagctactaattaaattgcttacacacattaacagaacaggaatacagatacacaGTAAAAGCAGACCTACCATTACTGGCCATATCTAAcgaaaccaagaaaatcagtcaggtaacccaggcatttgtgaaaacttattgacaatacgatggatatcatctaattgattttgaatagtttgagaaaaatcagacaaattgaaacaacacaaaCCTGTTCACGTcctacatgctcttttaacagcgGATAGTCTACAGCAGCGCGATTCTGAGGCACTGCGGCTCgtacttctcccagttcttggcTGAGTTCAAgataatatagaagcagtcaAGTCTGTCACCTCACTGTACGCGCAGGCCAGCTTGGATAGCTTTCTGCGCTCCAgcgacaagtccaggaaccggcaggaGAAACGCAGCTGCAGCTGCAACAGCGGCAGGACCTCAGAGTTTCAAGTTGTCGTcgcaatcagatggcagagctcggaGAAGTCTCTTTCGCTTATATCCAgatggtctattagagcaggaagaatgcgtccccacccccacaaacaccttgatagtgtgaagaaagggcttgatatgttttgtcattacacaaaaatacccaaccatttggaagtctatatccagaagaccattttTACATTGATCGTAGAATTATAGTAAGAAGGTACATGAGTACAATCAATACATACACGgtcagtaattatagtagtgCTAACAgataaatttaattgggcatcagga
This is a stretch of genomic DNA from Manis javanica isolate MJ-LG chromosome 8, MJ_LKY, whole genome shotgun sequence. It encodes these proteins:
- the LOC108407303 gene encoding semaphorin-7A-like isoform X2; the encoded protein is MTASPPRFAAWRARVPGPLARSAPLLLLLLWTAAASQGHPRNGPRISAVWKGPFLRDLTNVLQRPVWDAHHQRSLQPSPTARPAGLRAAQPSADSLQQRDSEALRLVLLPVLG